Proteins encoded within one genomic window of Carassius carassius chromosome 22, fCarCar2.1, whole genome shotgun sequence:
- the LOC132098679 gene encoding diacylglycerol kinase iota-like isoform X5 translates to MCNSNVSLPCSGGSEPSTCLALDVAGEEVGSNPEFRKRGYRLRRRNGRMIKAQKTVEEKQVCGKGRKRKVTWYHRLFGYRKAISRSGLQHLGPAHSPFPALSNGPAKELRSTVDWSENAVNGDHLWLETNCSGDLCYLGEETCVVKIAKSAPRRKCAACKIVVHTACIEELDKINFRCKPSFREGGSRCLRDNEPLLARLHVTHCVCLRLQNVLRHHWVHRRRQEGKCRQCGKSFPQKFFHSKEIVAISCSWCKQAFHNKVTCFMLHQIEEPCSLGAHAGVIVPPSWIIKVRKPQSSFKNSTRRKKRTSFKRRASKKGTDESKWRPFMLKPLPSPLMKPVLVFVNPKSGGNQGTKLLQMFMWILNPRQVFDLSQGGPREALELYRKVPNLRILACGGDGTVGWILSALDELQMNPQPPVAVLPLGTGNDLARTLNWGGGYTDEPVSKVLCHVEDGTVVQLDRWNLTVERSAVQPEEGTQKLPLNVFNNYFSLGFDAHVTLEFHESREANPEKFNSRFRNKMFYAGAAFSDFLQRSSRDLSKHVRVVCDGTDLTPKIQELKFQCIVFLNIPRYCAGTMPWGNTGDHRAFEPQRHDDGCIEVIGFTMASLAALQVGGHGERLHQCREVVLTTFKTLPVQVDGEPCRLAPSTLRISLRNQANMVQKSKRRTSVPLLNDPHAVPERLRLRVNRIVLQEYESMQLDKERLRDISTPVGIVVVRGDCDLETCRLFIDRLQEDLYQAPSSGHRVHYQDESAGLPRPSSAHRLSPNWSFLDSTSADRLYRIDKAQEHLHFVTEICQEEVFILDHEAPAVRQVQVPGMPDVVVEPNSGASLTTDEQALLSAADKGDVEVVSGSCTSGVSLLVRDAMGCNALHLAAQHGHTEIVSFILEHGSKLMLDLTDRDTGDTALHKAASRQHVEVCRRLLEAGASLSKTNFLGKTPKDCALDAGNSELASLMERQPVEEPAAHEDLETAV, encoded by the exons ATGTGTAACAGTAATGTCAGCCTACCTTGCAGCGGTGGAAGTGAGCCGTCTACTTGCTTAGCTTTGGATGTTGCTGGGGAAGAGGTAGGAAGCAACCCGGAGTTTAGGAAAAGAGGATACAGGCTGAGAAGGAGAAATGGAAGGATGATCAAGGCCCAGAAGACCGTAGAGGAGAAGCAAGTTTGCGGGAAAGGGCGGAAGCGGAAGGTGACCTGGTACCACAGGCTTTTTGGCTACAG GAAAGCCATCTCCCGGTCAGGCCTCCAGCATTTGGGTCCTGCCCACAGTCCATTCCCTGCCCTGAGCAATGGACCGGCCAAGGAGCTTCGCAGCACAGTGGACTGGAGC GAGAACGCAGTGAACGGTGACCACCTGTGGCTGGAGACAAATTGCTCCGGCGATCTCTGCTACCTGGGTGAAGAGACGTGCGTGGTCAAGATTGCA AAGTCGGCTCCCCGGAGGAAGTGTGCAGCCTGTAAGATCGTGGTCCACACGGCATGTATTGAGGAGCTGGACAAG ATCAACTTCCGCTGCAAACCCAGTTTCAGAGAGGGTGGCTCTCGATGCCTTAGAGAT AATGAACCCTTGTTGGCACGTTTACATGTGACCCATTGTGTCTGTTTGCGACTGCAGAATGTTTTGAGACATCACTGGGTCCATCGCCGGCGACAAGAAGGGAAGTGTCGTCAGTGCGGAAAA AGTTTCCCGCAGAAGTTCTTCCACAGCAAGGAGATTGTGGCCATCAGCTGCTCCTGGTGCAAGCAGGCA TTCCATAACAAGGTCACGTGCTTCATGCTACATCAGATCGAGGAGCCCTGCTCTCTAGGAGCTCACGCCGGGGTCATCGTCCCCCCTTCCTGGATCATCAAAGTCAGGAAACCGCAG AGCTCATTTAAAAACTCCACTCGAAGGAAAAAACGGACGTCGTTCAAAAGAAGAGCCAGCAAAAAGGGGACAGAT GAATCAAAATGGCGTCCGTTCATGTTGAAGCCGCTGCCCTCTCCGCTGATGAAGCCAGTGCTGGTGTTCGTCAACCCCAAGAGTGGAGGAAACCAG GGGACGAAGCTGCTGCAGATGTTCATGTGGATCCTGAACCCTCGGCAGGTGTTTGATTTGTCTCAGGGAGGGCCTAGAGAAGC GCTGGAATTGTACAGGAAAGTGCCAAATCTTCGCATCCTTGCCTGTGGAGGAGATGGAACG GTGGGCTGGATCCTCTCCGCTTTAGATGAACTACAAATGAACCCACAACCTCCTGTAGCTGTGCTTCCTCTTGGTACAGGAAATGACCTTGCCAGGACACTGAACTGGGGAGGG GGTTACACAGACGAGCCGGTGTCGAAGGTCTTGTGTCATGTGGAGGACGGGACGGTGGTGCAGCTGGACCGCTGGAATCTGACGGTGGAGCGATCTGCGGTTCAGCCGGAGGAGGGCACACAGAAG ctTCCTCTAAACGTGTTCAATAACTACTTCAGCCTCGGCTTCGATGCCCACGTCACACTGGAGTTCCACGAGTCCAGAG AAGCCAATCCCGAGAAATTCAACAGTCGCTTCCGTAACAAGATGTTCTATGCAGGG GCGGCTTTCTCTGACTTCCTCCAGCGGAGCTCCAGGGACCTGTCCAAGCACGTCAGGGTGGTG TGTGACGGTACAGATCTCACTCCCAAGATTCAGGAACTGAAGTTTCAGTGCATCGTCTTCTTGAATATTCCCAG GTACTGTGCAGGGACCATGCCGTGGGGCAACACGGGCGACCACAGAGCTTTCGAGCCTCAGAGACATGATGACGGCTGCATCGAGGTGATCGGCTTCACCATGGCCTCACTG GCGGCGCTGCAGGTGGGCGGTCACGGCGAGCGGCTGCATCAGTGCAGAGAGGTGGTCCTCACCACCTTCAAGACTCTGCCGGTGCAGGTGGATGGAGAGCCCTGCCGCCTCGCACCCTCCACCCTCCGAATATCTCTGAGGAACCAGGCCAACATGGTGCAGAAGAGCAAAAGACGCACGTCTGTGCCGCTGCTCAACGA CCCTCATGCCGTGCCTGAGCGTCTGCGTCTGCGCGTGAACCGCATCGTCCTGCAGGAGTACGAGAGCATGCAGCTGGACAAAGAGCGTCTGCGTGACATCT CTACTCCTGTTGGCATCGTGGTGGTGAGAGGAGACTGTGACCTGGAAACCTGTCGACTGTTCATTGACAGACTGCAGGAG GATTTGTATCAGGCGCCCTCCAGTGGTCACAGAGTACACTACCAG GATGAGAGTGCAGGTCTGCCGCGGCCCAGTTCAGCACACAGACTTTCACCAAACTGGAGCTTCTTAGACT CTACATCAGCTGACCGCTTGTATCGCATAGACAAGGCTCAG GAGCACCTGCACTTTGTGACCGAAATATGCCAGGAGGAGGTTTTCATCCTGGACCACGAGGCTCCAGCGGTGAGACAGGTCCAGGTCCCTGGGATGCCAGATGTGGTGGTGGAGCCCAATTCTGG GGCTTCCCTGACAACAGACGAACAAG CTCTCCTGTCAGCTGCTGATAAAGGAGACGTGGAGGTG GTGTCGGGCTCCTGCACCAGCGGGGTCAGTCTGTTGGTGCGGGACGCTATGGGCtgcaacgctctgcacctggccGCCCAACACGGCCACACAGAGATCGTGAGTTTTATTCTAGAGCACG GGTCAAAGCTGATGTTGGATTTAACTGACAGAGACAC AGGAGACACCGCATTGCACAAAGCAGCGTCTCGGCAGCATGTGGAGGTGTGCAGACGTTTGCTGGAGGCCGGGGCTTCCCTCAGCAAAACGAACTTCCTA GGAAAAACTCCCAAGGATTGTGCCCTAGATGCCGGGAACTCCGAGTTGGCGTCCCTCATGGAGAGGCAGCCAGTGGAGGAGCCGGCGGCGCACGAGGATCTGGAGACGGCTGTATGA
- the LOC132098679 gene encoding diacylglycerol kinase iota-like isoform X7 codes for MCNSNVSLPCSGGSEPSTCLALDVAGEEVGSNPEFRKRGYRLRRRNGRMIKAQKTVEEKQVCGKGRKRKVTWYHRLFGYRKAISRSGLQHLGPAHSPFPALSNGPAKELRSTVDWSENAVNGDHLWLETNCSGDLCYLGEETCVVKIAKSAPRRKCAACKIVVHTACIEELDKINFRCKPSFREGGSRCLRDNVLRHHWVHRRRQEGKCRQCGKSFPQKFFHSKEIVAISCSWCKQAFHNKVTCFMLHQIEEPCSLGAHAGVIVPPSWIIKVRKPQSSFKNSTRRKKRTSFKRRASKKGTDESKWRPFMLKPLPSPLMKPVLVFVNPKSGGNQGTKLLQMFMWILNPRQVFDLSQGGPREALELYRKVPNLRILACGGDGTVGWILSALDELQMNPQPPVAVLPLGTGNDLARTLNWGGGYTDEPVSKVLCHVEDGTVVQLDRWNLTVERSAVQPEEGTQKLPLNVFNNYFSLGFDAHVTLEFHESREANPEKFNSRFRNKMFYAGAAFSDFLQRSSRDLSKHVRVVCDGTDLTPKIQELKFQCIVFLNIPRYCAGTMPWGNTGDHRAFEPQRHDDGCIEVIGFTMASLAALQVGGHGERLHQCREVVLTTFKTLPVQVDGEPCRLAPSTLRISLRNQANMVQKSKRRTSVPLLNDPHAVPERLRLRVNRIVLQEYESMQLDKERLRDISTPVGIVVVRGDCDLETCRLFIDRLQEDLYQAPSSGHRVHYQDESAGLPRPSSAHRLSPNWSFLDSTSADRLYRIDKAQEHLHFVTEICQEEVFILDHEAPAVRQVQVPGMPDVVVEPNSGASLTTDEQALLSAADKGDVEVVSGSCTSGVSLLVRDAMGCNALHLAAQHGHTEIVSFILEHGSKLMLDLTDRDTGDTALHKAASRQHVEVCRRLLEAGASLSKTNFLGKTPKDCALDAGNSELASLMERQPVEEPAAHEDLETAV; via the exons ATGTGTAACAGTAATGTCAGCCTACCTTGCAGCGGTGGAAGTGAGCCGTCTACTTGCTTAGCTTTGGATGTTGCTGGGGAAGAGGTAGGAAGCAACCCGGAGTTTAGGAAAAGAGGATACAGGCTGAGAAGGAGAAATGGAAGGATGATCAAGGCCCAGAAGACCGTAGAGGAGAAGCAAGTTTGCGGGAAAGGGCGGAAGCGGAAGGTGACCTGGTACCACAGGCTTTTTGGCTACAG GAAAGCCATCTCCCGGTCAGGCCTCCAGCATTTGGGTCCTGCCCACAGTCCATTCCCTGCCCTGAGCAATGGACCGGCCAAGGAGCTTCGCAGCACAGTGGACTGGAGC GAGAACGCAGTGAACGGTGACCACCTGTGGCTGGAGACAAATTGCTCCGGCGATCTCTGCTACCTGGGTGAAGAGACGTGCGTGGTCAAGATTGCA AAGTCGGCTCCCCGGAGGAAGTGTGCAGCCTGTAAGATCGTGGTCCACACGGCATGTATTGAGGAGCTGGACAAG ATCAACTTCCGCTGCAAACCCAGTTTCAGAGAGGGTGGCTCTCGATGCCTTAGAGAT AATGTTTTGAGACATCACTGGGTCCATCGCCGGCGACAAGAAGGGAAGTGTCGTCAGTGCGGAAAA AGTTTCCCGCAGAAGTTCTTCCACAGCAAGGAGATTGTGGCCATCAGCTGCTCCTGGTGCAAGCAGGCA TTCCATAACAAGGTCACGTGCTTCATGCTACATCAGATCGAGGAGCCCTGCTCTCTAGGAGCTCACGCCGGGGTCATCGTCCCCCCTTCCTGGATCATCAAAGTCAGGAAACCGCAG AGCTCATTTAAAAACTCCACTCGAAGGAAAAAACGGACGTCGTTCAAAAGAAGAGCCAGCAAAAAGGGGACAGAT GAATCAAAATGGCGTCCGTTCATGTTGAAGCCGCTGCCCTCTCCGCTGATGAAGCCAGTGCTGGTGTTCGTCAACCCCAAGAGTGGAGGAAACCAG GGGACGAAGCTGCTGCAGATGTTCATGTGGATCCTGAACCCTCGGCAGGTGTTTGATTTGTCTCAGGGAGGGCCTAGAGAAGC GCTGGAATTGTACAGGAAAGTGCCAAATCTTCGCATCCTTGCCTGTGGAGGAGATGGAACG GTGGGCTGGATCCTCTCCGCTTTAGATGAACTACAAATGAACCCACAACCTCCTGTAGCTGTGCTTCCTCTTGGTACAGGAAATGACCTTGCCAGGACACTGAACTGGGGAGGG GGTTACACAGACGAGCCGGTGTCGAAGGTCTTGTGTCATGTGGAGGACGGGACGGTGGTGCAGCTGGACCGCTGGAATCTGACGGTGGAGCGATCTGCGGTTCAGCCGGAGGAGGGCACACAGAAG ctTCCTCTAAACGTGTTCAATAACTACTTCAGCCTCGGCTTCGATGCCCACGTCACACTGGAGTTCCACGAGTCCAGAG AAGCCAATCCCGAGAAATTCAACAGTCGCTTCCGTAACAAGATGTTCTATGCAGGG GCGGCTTTCTCTGACTTCCTCCAGCGGAGCTCCAGGGACCTGTCCAAGCACGTCAGGGTGGTG TGTGACGGTACAGATCTCACTCCCAAGATTCAGGAACTGAAGTTTCAGTGCATCGTCTTCTTGAATATTCCCAG GTACTGTGCAGGGACCATGCCGTGGGGCAACACGGGCGACCACAGAGCTTTCGAGCCTCAGAGACATGATGACGGCTGCATCGAGGTGATCGGCTTCACCATGGCCTCACTG GCGGCGCTGCAGGTGGGCGGTCACGGCGAGCGGCTGCATCAGTGCAGAGAGGTGGTCCTCACCACCTTCAAGACTCTGCCGGTGCAGGTGGATGGAGAGCCCTGCCGCCTCGCACCCTCCACCCTCCGAATATCTCTGAGGAACCAGGCCAACATGGTGCAGAAGAGCAAAAGACGCACGTCTGTGCCGCTGCTCAACGA CCCTCATGCCGTGCCTGAGCGTCTGCGTCTGCGCGTGAACCGCATCGTCCTGCAGGAGTACGAGAGCATGCAGCTGGACAAAGAGCGTCTGCGTGACATCT CTACTCCTGTTGGCATCGTGGTGGTGAGAGGAGACTGTGACCTGGAAACCTGTCGACTGTTCATTGACAGACTGCAGGAG GATTTGTATCAGGCGCCCTCCAGTGGTCACAGAGTACACTACCAG GATGAGAGTGCAGGTCTGCCGCGGCCCAGTTCAGCACACAGACTTTCACCAAACTGGAGCTTCTTAGACT CTACATCAGCTGACCGCTTGTATCGCATAGACAAGGCTCAG GAGCACCTGCACTTTGTGACCGAAATATGCCAGGAGGAGGTTTTCATCCTGGACCACGAGGCTCCAGCGGTGAGACAGGTCCAGGTCCCTGGGATGCCAGATGTGGTGGTGGAGCCCAATTCTGG GGCTTCCCTGACAACAGACGAACAAG CTCTCCTGTCAGCTGCTGATAAAGGAGACGTGGAGGTG GTGTCGGGCTCCTGCACCAGCGGGGTCAGTCTGTTGGTGCGGGACGCTATGGGCtgcaacgctctgcacctggccGCCCAACACGGCCACACAGAGATCGTGAGTTTTATTCTAGAGCACG GGTCAAAGCTGATGTTGGATTTAACTGACAGAGACAC AGGAGACACCGCATTGCACAAAGCAGCGTCTCGGCAGCATGTGGAGGTGTGCAGACGTTTGCTGGAGGCCGGGGCTTCCCTCAGCAAAACGAACTTCCTA GGAAAAACTCCCAAGGATTGTGCCCTAGATGCCGGGAACTCCGAGTTGGCGTCCCTCATGGAGAGGCAGCCAGTGGAGGAGCCGGCGGCGCACGAGGATCTGGAGACGGCTGTATGA
- the LOC132098679 gene encoding diacylglycerol kinase iota-like isoform X3 → MDPLADVRASQAERNSRGAAGGEPEDEQTRGCGRDASMSSFANMEDSLEEKLKGLAFRKQISYRKAISRSGLQHLGPAHSPFPALSNGPAKELRSTVDWSENAVNGDHLWLETNCSGDLCYLGEETCVVKIAKSAPRRKCAACKIVVHTACIEELDKINFRCKPSFREGGSRCLRDNEPLLARLHVTHCVCLRLQNVLRHHWVHRRRQEGKCRQCGKSFPQKFFHSKEIVAISCSWCKQAFHNKVTCFMLHQIEEPCSLGAHAGVIVPPSWIIKVRKPQSSFKNSTRRKKRTSFKRRASKKGTDESKWRPFMLKPLPSPLMKPVLVFVNPKSGGNQGTKLLQMFMWILNPRQVFDLSQGGPREALELYRKVPNLRILACGGDGTVGWILSALDELQMNPQPPVAVLPLGTGNDLARTLNWGGGYTDEPVSKVLCHVEDGTVVQLDRWNLTVERSAVQPEEGTQKLPLNVFNNYFSLGFDAHVTLEFHESREANPEKFNSRFRNKMFYAGAAFSDFLQRSSRDLSKHVRVVCDGTDLTPKIQELKFQCIVFLNIPRYCAGTMPWGNTGDHRAFEPQRHDDGCIEVIGFTMASLAALQVGGHGERLHQCREVVLTTFKTLPVQVDGEPCRLAPSTLRISLRNQANMVQKSKRRTSVPLLNDIQKVCAADLRRLSAPPDSFSVPHAVPERLRLRVNRIVLQEYESMQLDKERLRDISTPVGIVVVRGDCDLETCRLFIDRLQEDLYQAPSSGHRVHYQDESAGLPRPSSAHRLSPNWSFLDSTSADRLYRIDKAQEHLHFVTEICQEEVFILDHEAPAVRQVQVPGMPDVVVEPNSGASLTTDEQALLSAADKGDVEVVSGSCTSGVSLLVRDAMGCNALHLAAQHGHTEIVSFILEHGSKLMLDLTDRDTGDTALHKAASRQHVEVCRRLLEAGASLSKTNFLGKTPKDCALDAGNSELASLMERQPVEEPAAHEDLETAV, encoded by the exons GAAAGCCATCTCCCGGTCAGGCCTCCAGCATTTGGGTCCTGCCCACAGTCCATTCCCTGCCCTGAGCAATGGACCGGCCAAGGAGCTTCGCAGCACAGTGGACTGGAGC GAGAACGCAGTGAACGGTGACCACCTGTGGCTGGAGACAAATTGCTCCGGCGATCTCTGCTACCTGGGTGAAGAGACGTGCGTGGTCAAGATTGCA AAGTCGGCTCCCCGGAGGAAGTGTGCAGCCTGTAAGATCGTGGTCCACACGGCATGTATTGAGGAGCTGGACAAG ATCAACTTCCGCTGCAAACCCAGTTTCAGAGAGGGTGGCTCTCGATGCCTTAGAGAT AATGAACCCTTGTTGGCACGTTTACATGTGACCCATTGTGTCTGTTTGCGACTGCAGAATGTTTTGAGACATCACTGGGTCCATCGCCGGCGACAAGAAGGGAAGTGTCGTCAGTGCGGAAAA AGTTTCCCGCAGAAGTTCTTCCACAGCAAGGAGATTGTGGCCATCAGCTGCTCCTGGTGCAAGCAGGCA TTCCATAACAAGGTCACGTGCTTCATGCTACATCAGATCGAGGAGCCCTGCTCTCTAGGAGCTCACGCCGGGGTCATCGTCCCCCCTTCCTGGATCATCAAAGTCAGGAAACCGCAG AGCTCATTTAAAAACTCCACTCGAAGGAAAAAACGGACGTCGTTCAAAAGAAGAGCCAGCAAAAAGGGGACAGAT GAATCAAAATGGCGTCCGTTCATGTTGAAGCCGCTGCCCTCTCCGCTGATGAAGCCAGTGCTGGTGTTCGTCAACCCCAAGAGTGGAGGAAACCAG GGGACGAAGCTGCTGCAGATGTTCATGTGGATCCTGAACCCTCGGCAGGTGTTTGATTTGTCTCAGGGAGGGCCTAGAGAAGC GCTGGAATTGTACAGGAAAGTGCCAAATCTTCGCATCCTTGCCTGTGGAGGAGATGGAACG GTGGGCTGGATCCTCTCCGCTTTAGATGAACTACAAATGAACCCACAACCTCCTGTAGCTGTGCTTCCTCTTGGTACAGGAAATGACCTTGCCAGGACACTGAACTGGGGAGGG GGTTACACAGACGAGCCGGTGTCGAAGGTCTTGTGTCATGTGGAGGACGGGACGGTGGTGCAGCTGGACCGCTGGAATCTGACGGTGGAGCGATCTGCGGTTCAGCCGGAGGAGGGCACACAGAAG ctTCCTCTAAACGTGTTCAATAACTACTTCAGCCTCGGCTTCGATGCCCACGTCACACTGGAGTTCCACGAGTCCAGAG AAGCCAATCCCGAGAAATTCAACAGTCGCTTCCGTAACAAGATGTTCTATGCAGGG GCGGCTTTCTCTGACTTCCTCCAGCGGAGCTCCAGGGACCTGTCCAAGCACGTCAGGGTGGTG TGTGACGGTACAGATCTCACTCCCAAGATTCAGGAACTGAAGTTTCAGTGCATCGTCTTCTTGAATATTCCCAG GTACTGTGCAGGGACCATGCCGTGGGGCAACACGGGCGACCACAGAGCTTTCGAGCCTCAGAGACATGATGACGGCTGCATCGAGGTGATCGGCTTCACCATGGCCTCACTG GCGGCGCTGCAGGTGGGCGGTCACGGCGAGCGGCTGCATCAGTGCAGAGAGGTGGTCCTCACCACCTTCAAGACTCTGCCGGTGCAGGTGGATGGAGAGCCCTGCCGCCTCGCACCCTCCACCCTCCGAATATCTCTGAGGAACCAGGCCAACATGGTGCAGAAGAGCAAAAGACGCACGTCTGTGCCGCTGCTCAACGA CATTCAGAAAGTGTGCGCAGCCGACCTGCGCCGCCTCTCTGCTCCCCCCGACTCCTTCTCTGT CCCTCATGCCGTGCCTGAGCGTCTGCGTCTGCGCGTGAACCGCATCGTCCTGCAGGAGTACGAGAGCATGCAGCTGGACAAAGAGCGTCTGCGTGACATCT CTACTCCTGTTGGCATCGTGGTGGTGAGAGGAGACTGTGACCTGGAAACCTGTCGACTGTTCATTGACAGACTGCAGGAG GATTTGTATCAGGCGCCCTCCAGTGGTCACAGAGTACACTACCAG GATGAGAGTGCAGGTCTGCCGCGGCCCAGTTCAGCACACAGACTTTCACCAAACTGGAGCTTCTTAGACT CTACATCAGCTGACCGCTTGTATCGCATAGACAAGGCTCAG GAGCACCTGCACTTTGTGACCGAAATATGCCAGGAGGAGGTTTTCATCCTGGACCACGAGGCTCCAGCGGTGAGACAGGTCCAGGTCCCTGGGATGCCAGATGTGGTGGTGGAGCCCAATTCTGG GGCTTCCCTGACAACAGACGAACAAG CTCTCCTGTCAGCTGCTGATAAAGGAGACGTGGAGGTG GTGTCGGGCTCCTGCACCAGCGGGGTCAGTCTGTTGGTGCGGGACGCTATGGGCtgcaacgctctgcacctggccGCCCAACACGGCCACACAGAGATCGTGAGTTTTATTCTAGAGCACG GGTCAAAGCTGATGTTGGATTTAACTGACAGAGACAC AGGAGACACCGCATTGCACAAAGCAGCGTCTCGGCAGCATGTGGAGGTGTGCAGACGTTTGCTGGAGGCCGGGGCTTCCCTCAGCAAAACGAACTTCCTA GGAAAAACTCCCAAGGATTGTGCCCTAGATGCCGGGAACTCCGAGTTGGCGTCCCTCATGGAGAGGCAGCCAGTGGAGGAGCCGGCGGCGCACGAGGATCTGGAGACGGCTGTATGA